The following nucleotide sequence is from Nycticebus coucang isolate mNycCou1 chromosome 8, mNycCou1.pri, whole genome shotgun sequence.
GACTGCCCGCCTGGGCCTCCTGTGTCTTGCTTGCCAGACGGCGATTTGCAGATTCCAATCTCTCTGTTTCAAGTGAAGGAACAATGTTTTACCAGCGAAGCTGCCTCCTTGGGGTTTTGCTTGAGGCTCTATCTATGGGGATTCATCCTCCACTCTTGGGATAGGCTCATAGGAGAGCCCCAGCTTCATCAAAGGCCATGATCTGGGCTACATGATGGGTGCTCCACGAGAGGATTTTAGGTCCAGACCACAGGGACAAACTTCTCTGTCAGGGTGACTCCCAAGGAATCTCAGCCTGGCCCCCTGAGTCATTTGCACTTATTTTTGCAGAGaacagagattctgaatttcCCCAGAATACAGGAACCAAGCCCTTTGTGGACACTCCGTAACCCTCCACCTGCACGACCAGAACTCACCTCTGAGATCCCGGTTGAAGTCCTGCAGCCTCCTCATTTCACTGTCCATCTTGTTCCGCATGGTCTTCTCCAGGGCCTCGCGTTTGGAAGAGGTTCTTGTCAGGCCCTCATGGGCCTCAGAGAGCCGCTGGATTTCACTCTCCAGCTGCAAGAGGTagacagcagagctgaaggaagaggagggcTCCCAGGGGTCAGAAAAGGTGCGAGATGAGAGGAGAGGTTACGAAGCAGAAGCAAACAGTCCAGGCGGCTATGGTGGGAATGGCAGAAGCCTGTAGCCTCCTGAGATGGACTGGACTTCTCAGATCAGTAAGTGAGGAACCTAGCAGTTGCCCCAAGGACCTGCTAggtcccctctctcctccctctctgtgtctctgtctgctCCATGTTTCTGTGTGTCTCTATTTCTCTGTCCTCTGTCTCTGGAAAGTGGCACCTCCAGGGTAACTAAACTTGGCTTTCCTATGCCCCAtatccagaaaaaagcattttCCTTTTGGCTGGCTTATGCCAAGAAATTTGGGCACTGTGGGACAAGAGTGGGCACAAAAGACTGCAGCCACATTCTGGGTGGTCTGACTTATCTTGGACACTACAGGACAGTCATGGGAGGCCTGAGGTCATCTGCTAAAGCTGAGTCTTAGCGCTGAACCAGAAAACCTTCACTCAAGGTGGCACCAAACCAGAAACTGAGCTGCTTCTCCCTGGATGTGCTCCTGACTGTGGCCATCCATCCAGAGGGCCAGCCTGGGCCCAGCTGCCCCTCCCATTTGGCGCTGGCAGGTTCTGCACGTGCTTCTAGCTGGCCTGCAATTCCAACAAGTTGCTCGTTTTCATCCAAGAGGAGTGGctttttctttggccagggctggcatGGAACAGACTTGCTGTTGTATGGGGGATACAAAGGGCTCTCTGTGGGAGGTGTCCACAGGAGGGGGTGTGTGCAGGGCAAGGGTGCAAGTGTGCAGTGAGCTAGTGAATGGGATCTTTATAACCATCACTGGCCAGCAACTGCTCATACTCCAGGCCTGCTCTGCCTCCTCTCGGTTGGACCCCAGCTGTCTGGAGTCAGCTCCATGGGGTGGTTGAGGGGTGAGGGAGATGGCAGGCAGAGGGTAGGGGAAGAAATGCTGCCAGACACAGACTTTTGGCCAGTCCTTGCAGTCTCTCTACTGCCCCCCACAGGGCCTACCTTCTCAATGCGGCCAGTCTTCTCCGCTGAGCTCTCCAGTTCCCTCTGCAGCCTCTCATTGTCTCTCTGCAGCCTGGCATTTTCCCTTAGCACAGCCTCCATTTGGGCCAGGTGGGTACTGCCTGAGGTGGCCGAGGAAGCCTGGGCACTTGCTGGCCCTTCTACCCCAGGTGGACCAAGGGTGCCCAGGGGGCCATGGCTGAGCGTGGCTGGATGTGCAGGTGGAGGGTGCTCCTGGGGCTGCTGCAAATACTGGTACTGCTGTGGCTGCTGGAGGAACACAGGAGGCACCTGGGCCTGCAGGATCCTGGGGAACAAAGGAGATGGTGCTCAGAAGCCACACAGGTCCCACCCCAGAGTAGTCTCCTGGGCATACTCAGGAAGCAAACTCCAAACTCCATTTCACTTGTCTCAAGACTTGTGAGACCTTCAAAGGCCAGACAGCAGGGCTGGAGGGGATTAGTGTCAGGACATTTTTTCCTGCCCAGCCTCACTGTGGCCAAGGCCTTggggatcagcctgagcaatccTGCACCTCCTAAGCAACTAATGCTTAAATAAGGCatcttaaaaaaaacataatctgACATCTCTAATTAGTGCAAGGCTCTCTGTGGAGGCCACATCTATCATGACTAAGTATACAGCCTTCCAGGGCCCAGGAGCCACCTACCCTGTGTCTGTTACAAGATGCCAGTTTCAGGACTGCCAAAGCAGCACActcaggttttcttttctctctcctatttCAGGTTCTGCCACCCTCCTCAGAATCATTTTTAGAAGTCTCAGTTCAGGTAGAGAAGTGAAACAGATGTCAGGGTAAGAGACTGAGCTCTAGAGTCAGATAATTAAGGAGGTTCTAATCCTGGCTCCTGCTGCGGAGCCTCCTCCTCCTTGCTGTTAATCTCAGCAAGTGTCCCGGCCccatgggggtggagggggaagTCCTCTGCTAATCAGAGGGTCTCCAGCATTGTGGGGGCTTGTGAGGACTGCACCACGCCAGGCAGGTGGAGAGTACTCCAGAATGGCAGCCTGTCCTCTACCTCTCCTAGGAGGGACCTCAGCTTACTTAAAGGGTAAATGTGAACCAAACACTGGATGTTCTTGGGAGTAGGGGCTGCCTCTGGATTATTACAGCAGCTGAACTCAGGGGACCACGTTCTACTGGCCTCTGGCCCTGGTGTAACATCACTCCCAGGGCTCTGTGTTGAAGAATGAACAGCAAGGGCGTGGGGAGTCCAGGGGCCTTTCTGGGGCCTTGTGACTTCCAGTGTCACAACTCTTCAGTTTTGCAAAGAATTTTCCAAGTCACAGAAGCCCCACAAAAAATTAATTCTGCTTCTGGGCCCATCAGCTCAGAACTCCTGCTCACCTGACCCTTCTGGTCCCTGCCGCTCCCTTGCTCTTCTCAGAACCTCaggctaaaaagaaaagtccctgCCTCTAACCTCCTGACAATCTTTATCTGATCAGCCAAAAGCAAAGGCTGGGAAGATGTATTTCTCCTACTACCTGAGGCAGGAAGCATCCAAACTCTCCCTCCTTTGCTAAATGTGGCCATTCCTGGGGTTGCTTCAAGAACTTGCTCCCCCCATGCACTGGGCCAGGCAGGCGCAACTGGCATTCTTTGGGGATGACTTTTGTGGCTCCTTTCCCTTCACACttgctctcccttccccctggTCCTACCCACCCCCCTTTGTTCTCCTGCAGGCCACTTCCTTGCCATGATTATTATCTTTTCCTGACAGCATTCAATAGGCTGGTCTGAAAGAAGAAACCACAACTCAGTTTCCGAAATTCTTCCCGGACAGAGCCCTGAGAAGGGAGATAAGGTGGGAGGCTGGAGTGGGTGGAGGTTGGAGGAAAACTACGAGCCTCCAACCTCTGGTTCCTCCATACCAACACCATCATGTCAGTCATTTCTCGAGAGCAAGGAAAGGCATCTTCCCTAGGAAGGCCAAATGGTGGGAAAGTGGGTGACTAAATGAATACTCAGCAGACATGAAGAGAGAACCCGATTGTGCTCTTGGGCAACCTGAGGAAGAGCCTAAAATCCTTGGGCCCCACTGGTGGCGTTTCCTGGACTCTTGTGGGGTGGGATGGGGCAGCAATGTCTGCTGGGCCAGGTGAGAAGCCTGAGGCAGAGCCTCATTTCTAGGAACCTGTATTTCTGCAAACTGTCTGGGGTTCTTGACTGCCCCCCCCCGCCTTTCTGCTTCTGTTCTGGCCCCTCATAATCCATACTCTACATTTCCAGAGGGGCCtttagaaagataaaacaaatcacaTCCTCTAATGCTTCTCTTCACACCCAGAATCAAACTCCAAGTCCCTAGCCTGGCCCAGTAGTCACTCCTGAGCCTCTGCAGAAATGGGCTCACCTTTACCCAAATCTTCTCCCACAATAGGCTGAGGCACATGGAACACACAGAAAAACATGAAAGGAAATGAACAGTAGGGACAGGGCAGCTCGTCCCCCGTTGTAGGATAAGGAGAAGTCTCTGAAGAGGCCACATGGTTCTTCTGGCCTCCAGTTAGGAATGTATCCCAATTAATAGAAAGCAAGCTgtccacttttttctttaaacaaaaagagaaggcagtccttttctttctttccgttttttttttttcttttttttttggaagctacTTACTACTTGGAAACAATTTGGCAATGATTGCCAACCTTGTCTTTAGAAAGGTCTTCTGGAAATCTAACCTTTAACCCCCTGCTGCAATTCATGTCTTCTGGGAACCCTAGTTACCAGAATGCTACAGCAAAGCTGACAATGATGTCTATCTCTAAATTAAGGCAAGAGGTGCCACTAGCTTTTTTATGTGACCTTGGCTAAGTCCCTCTCTCCTCCAGGCAAGAGCTCTCCCATCTCAGAGAAGGAGGGGGTTAGATCATGCCACctctggaggtggtggggaaCCTTGCCAGCTCTGACACAGGAATGATCTTAAGGCTCTCCTCCCGGGGAGAACTTCACTGGAGGAAAGGCAAGAGGTTGAAAGACCAAGGTGGGGCAGTTACCTGACTTCAGCATGCTGGAAGTGTGGGTTGTTGTGCCGGTACCTCGGGTCACTGACAGCAGTGGTGGTCTCATGAGCTAGCATGACGTGTGGATACTGAGGTGGGGGTCCACGGGGCTCCGGGCCCTCAGCAGGGGGGCCCCTGGGTAGGGGTCCCTGCTGGCTGCGGGCCAGCTGTGGGAAGCTGTGGGAGGAGCTCATGTGGCTGGGGGCGCGGGCGCCATTCCTCTCCAGGGACAGCTGCAGGAGCCGTTCACTCAGGGAGCGCACATGCCCATGCCTCAGCTCCCGCAGAGCCTCATCCTGCCGCCGACTGCCTCCAGGAGCCCCGCGAGGATCCCGGTCCCCAACATGTGGCCGCTGCCCTGCCTGCTGGGCTGCATAGTACTGTGAGTGGGCTTTGGCTTCCTCATAGGTGGGCAGTTCTTCGCCCTTGCTGGGCTGTGGGCATAGCCGGTAGAGGGTGTTCTCTGCCAGGTGGGTCTCAGCACCCTGGTGCTCCTGGCCCTGGGGCTCTTGCCTCGTAGCCTGTTGCAGCACCTGACTGTCCTCAGGTGCCAGGATCTCTAGGGAGGCCTGGGGGCTCCCTGTGCCTCCAGCTCCAGCCCCACCCCGCAGAGCCTGCTGCTGGATGGCCAGCAGCGTGCGGGTCTCAGTCAGGTTGCCATAGCGCAACTGCTCCTGGATGAGGCGGTGCAGGACTGTCCCCGAGGAGTCTTCCAGCGTCCTCATGCTTCTTCGGCTGGCACCCACCTGCCTGGACAATGGCCAGCAACACCTGGCCCCAGAGCAGCTGGcaaaggaaagagacagaaaagcaaTCAGCAGGAGCCCATGTGAAAAGGGAGAACTTTCTATTATTACAATCTGGTTGAAAGCAGACAGGTGAAGACCTAGGCTGGGGGTTCATGTTGCTACCTACTGATTAAGGCAGGTTCCCTAacttctgagcctctgtttctccatcagaaaaatgcaaagaatacCACTTGCCTAGTAGAGTTAAGAATGAAAAGCAGTGCTCTTGAGCTCTTGGTAAATACTGGGCAAATGATTAACATTATAATGGTGTTCATGGAGACTTAACTAAGGCTGAAGAAAGACAACAGTAAGCCAGAAGGCAATCTACCAGGAACCACAGCCCCCTACAGTCAGCCACCTATCAGACAGCCTAATGACTGACTCCAGGCTAGGCCTAGTTCAGATCTAACCACTTTACTAACCAGTCCTAAGCTGGAAGGACCCCAGTTTATTAGCAGGTGATAAAGAGTGAGCACAGTCCAGTAGAAGTCCTAGGAAAATGCTCCTAGGACCTTTTGAAGAAGGAAGCATGCCCAAGTCTAGCCTCGGCACAATCACCCTAGCACCCTCTGCCCTCCTGAGCCCTCTGCCCACTTCTCTCACTCTCCTTGAACAAGAGGACAAATCTGGGCTCTGCCTCATCAAGGGTTGCTGATAGAATGAATGAATCTGGAGTTCTGTCACAGGATGACCTTGGCAGGCGCTTTGCAAAGTGAACAGGTAGAAAGAGGAATTGCACCTGAATTGGAGAATAGAGATGAAAAAAGGAAGGCTATAATAGGACAATGGTTTTGTGAGATAAGGCAAAAAAATGCTACCCATTAAGGTTAGTGGGTCAATCATCTAACTCTCCATGACAACTGCAGGGAGCCCCAGGAAAAATGATGGCACGATGTCTTTAATTTGATGATTACTTCTGTGCTCATTGGCCTGCGCACGCACACACCCACCCCTCTGATACTTGCCCCAAACCCCGTCCTCTAGACACAGAGGAGATGGGCACTCAGTGTCTTTCTGGACATCAGCGTCAAGAAAGctcatcttaaaaataaagaaagaaaggggcggtgcctgtggctcagcgggtggggcgccggtcccatatgccggaggtggcggggttcaaacccagccccggccaaattaaaaaaaataaagagagaaagaaagaaagaaagaaagaaagcccatCTTGACCTGGGCAAACTAGAGTTAAGAGAGAAATGGGGAGCCTGTTTGTTGCAGGGACTTAGGGCTAAGGGCTGAGGACTGTGGGCCTAAAGCGCAGGGAGATAATGTCGCAAGGAAGGTGGGATATTATCTCTTCTAAGCCTGGGCTCCCAGTGGCTCATGGCCTGGAAGAAGGCTGCCCACCTCCCTCACCCACCTTCCTTTCTACAGTCTCCTCCAGCACAAACCTCTAAAGGGGATTCAGAGAAAATCAAACACAATCCACACTGTGGCAGTCCTGTGCGCATAGTGAATATGGCCCCTCCTCCGCCACCACAGTAGCCCCAGTGCCCTGCCTCAGTTTGAACTTGGTGTATAGACAGAGCAACCATTCCCAATTCTCTCCCACCCCCGCCAGGACTCCAGATGCCCAGAGCTGGGGAGTGAGGGATGAGTATAGACTGCACCTCGGTACTCACCCTTCCTGGCACCCAAcccaccctccccctccctcaacGAGAAGTACAAGTGTCACTACTACTACCTCCAGAGTTACCAGAGGCAAAAAAAGCAACCAAGATTCAATCTTCCCGGTTTCACCTGCAGGCATTTCCTAAGTTAATCACTGTCGGGCTGACGCCGCAGAGAATAGGGGAGCGGCAAGAAGGAACACAGAGCCTTCCCCGTAGGTTCCCAGCGCGCCAACCCCGTGAGCCGACTGAGTGCAAGGAACACGTCCGAGGCCTCTAGCTGCGAATTTGTCCCAGGGAAGCCCCTCCACTGCGCATCCTTTCAGATCAAAGGGCTGAGAGGTTACTAAAATCTGCTTCTCTGACCCGGGCGCTGCATCTCTGCCGCGCCCGCTGAAAACACGCACCTCTGGCCTTGGCCTGGGCTCCCACGCGCTTAAGGAACCAGAGTCTCCAAAGCGGATCGCACCGCGCCGAGCACGAGCACCCGTAGCCGCCGGTGCGCCTGGGGCGAGCCGGTGAGGGTAGCCTGCGGCCCAGAGAGGTCTATAAACGCCGCGGGtccgcctccctccctccctgccgaGCCCTCTTTGTTTTCCAAATACTCCAGCGCTGACGTCACCAGGCTGGACAGCAGGCTGCATTCTTTCTAAGTGAGAGCCAATTCGTGGCTCCAGAGAGGATTTTCCAAGGAAGACAAAGAGGAATTCTTGGGGCTAATAGGGGGCATAGGCACCTGTGACCCACCCCCACCAAATCAGCCCCCCACGGCCCTGCAACTAGAACTCCAAGAGGCGCCCCCAGCTCTGTTCCGCGCCACCACTGTCCGCACACCCGGCCCGACCCACAACCGCAAACACCAACCCGCTTTCCCCCCAGTCTGCTCCCTCCCTCAGCTCCAGGGGCCTCGCGCGTCTGAGAGCCCCCCCGGAAGCGCACGCCGAACGGCCCATGCCCGGCACCGCGGCTGCATCGCCAGGCGCCCCGAGGACGCTGGGTCCACGGAGCTGACTCCCGGAAAAGGCCGCCGCGCTGGGACACGTCCCTGGCGGCTCGCGCGCTCTCCGGGCGCCCAGCGGCCTTCCTTACCGCTGCGGCCCGCGGGTGCCCCGCGCAGTCGGACCCGACGACCGCACAGCCCGCCTCGGCTCCGCTCGGCTCAGGGCGGAGATGTGCTCTCTGCCCTGGCGCCGACGCTCTGGCTGTTCGCGCCCCAGCGCGCAGCCCCAGGGTCGGCCCGCGCTGGAGGCGGCTGCTATGCCAGGAATGTGAGAGTTTCAGGTTCCCCCTAGGGATCAAAGCGAACCACAAATAACCTCTCAGCGCGCCGCCCTCCTCCGCCCTCCGCCTCCTCCTGCGCCCTCCTCCCGGCCCCCGCCTTCCTCCCGGGAGGCGGCGCTGCGGGCCAGGCGCCCAGCCGGCCCCGAGCTCCGTTCCCCAGCCGCCCAGCGCCCTCGAGGCCGCGCTGTGTTCCTTCTCTGTCCCGTTTGCCGTCCGAGCTGCTGGGGACCATTTAATACAACTCGGCCCGCTACTGCCCCCACTCCCGTTCCCGACTCGCTCTTCATTCCTAAACCCAACCGCGAGACGAAAACAAGGGATGGACAACGTGTGTCCCAAGGATTGCTTGGGAGGGGGCTCCggcggtgtgtgtgtgggggagtggGGGACATTGCAAAGGAGCGCACATGCGCTCAGCTTGGACAGTGCCGGGGGCGAGGAGGTACCTGCGCTCCCAGCCAGGTAGCCTCTCCCCTAACCCCCACTGCTTTCAACTCCCGGCAGTAACTTTTGAATTGCACTTTGTTTATAAACACCGTCACCAACTCACAGGAAGTATGAATCTGGGCTGAAAAAATCTGGTTAATTTTACCCACCTGAATCATCCGCCCTCTGGCGCTTTGTCCAACCCTTCCCCGAGGTATTCATCCGCGCCCCTTTCGCAGAACACCGTGCGCTGTAGCCCGCTTCTCGCCCAGTCATTCCATTCAGCCCTCCCAGGCACTTTCCGCGGGAGTTCTATCATCCCTGTGTTATAAACGAAGAAACCAAGGCTCGGAGAGGTTAAGCAGGTTCCCCATAGTCACTCATAGAGAGCCAGGTAACCACTAGACTGCACGTTGTCACATTCTCAAAATCCTTCGTGGCCACCAGAATCCGGGATCTCTAAACAGAGAAGACGCTAGGAGCATTCTCTCTCCACCTGCCTTCTCCCTGTTCTGGTCTCTTCCACAAGGATATGACAGAGGAAACCCCTTTTTCCAGAAAGCCTGCTCTGACACACCTCCCCATTCCCACCAGCTCTCTGCGCTATTCCTGAGCCTCACCATACAGGGCCCTCACAACAGGCCAGTGGCCTCTGTCCTTCTGCAGAGTTAGGGTTGATTTCTACCCCTGCTGagtcttcccctcctcccctcaatTCACTAGGGGGAACCAGAAACAGGAGAACTTGTGCAAGCTCAATAGCCAGAGACAGTGTTAATTTGTAATAAAGCCCTTCCAAAACGTGTGTGTATGTAGTTTACTTAGAACCAAATATTGTGTTTCAAATAGTAATTGGATCTGAGACAAATTAGCAAATGGATTATTTGTGTCAAACTAGGGGATTTTTGACCATCCAAGGACCATCCTACAAAGAAAAGCTACGGCTAGTACACCACTATGTTAACTAGGTACAATAGGCAGGGATTTTATAAGTGTAAAGGAGGTGGTCCTCAGGTGACCTTACCTTATGGACAACATTCTTCTTGGAAACCCTTCGTGGAGGTATGAAAGTGGGTGTGGGCATGTACTCTTTGAGATTGCAAATTCAGGGGAAAGGCGTCTTTCAGGGGCATTGGAGGGGCACCTGGCAAAATGCTTGACAAACATTCTTGAGATGGTTGCAGAAAGGGGCCAGTTTAAGGCAGCTAGAACCAAAGAGGTGCACCTTGGAGCAGGCAAGCCTGGGGTAGATCAAAACAGGCCCCGTGACTGTTTACCTCTGAGTCTGAAAGGGACAGAAGGAGGACAGGGATCCAAAACCCAGGTGGGAAATTTGCATGtacttttactctttttcttatcTCCTCCTCTCTGCCAGAAGGACTGAGGGCAGGACCTCACAGGCAGGGCCAGGCTCGGAGCCTCAGTGGAGCCTGACTGAGCTAGCAGCCACACCTGGCTCTGTAGGGTGGTTTGGTGAGGGGATGACCCCAGCTCACATGTACCACAGATAAGTGTGCACAAGAGGACACTGGGCTGACCAGCCACCCATTTGCATATGAATCTTCCCTTATAGCAGGGGGAGACAGAGGATCACTTAGTGAGCCaggacttcctttctttctttctttttctttttcttttttgagacagaatctcactatggtgtcacagctcataccaacctcaaactcttggactcaagcgattttcttgcctcagcctcccaaatagctgagattacaagctcccacctgtttggggttttttgttgttgttgttgtagttgtcattattatttggcaggccagggccaggttcaaacccacctgccatggtgtatgtggccagcaccctaaccactgaaccatgGATGTCGAGCCTGAGCCAGGACCTTCTTTCTCCCATGTGGGAGGTCTGCCTTGTCCCTCTTTCCTTTACCCCCTCTCTCTGGACCCCTACCCTCTCACAGGTTATGATTCTTTCCAGATGAAAGTGTGGCTGGCT
It contains:
- the AMOTL2 gene encoding angiomotin-like protein 2 isoform X1, which translates into the protein MRTLEDSSGTVLHRLIQEQLRYGNLTETRTLLAIQQQALRGGAGAGGTGSPQASLEILAPEDSQVLQQATRQEPQGQEHQGAETHLAENTLYRLCPQPSKGEELPTYEEAKAHSQYYAAQQAGQRPHVGDRDPRGAPGGSRRQDEALRELRHGHVRSLSERLLQLSLERNGARAPSHMSSSHSFPQLARSQQGPLPRGPPAEGPEPRGPPPQYPHVMLAHETTTAVSDPRYRHNNPHFQHAEVRILQAQVPPVFLQQPQQYQYLQQPQEHPPPAHPATLSHGPLGTLGPPGVEGPASAQASSATSGSTHLAQMEAVLRENARLQRDNERLQRELESSAEKTGRIEKLESEIQRLSEAHEGLTRTSSKREALEKTMRNKMDSEMRRLQDFNRDLRERLESANRRLASKTQEAQAGSQDMVAKLLAQSYEQQQEQEKLERELALLRGAIEDQRRRAELLEQALGNAQGRAARAEEELRKKQAYVEKVERLQQALGQLQAACEKREQLELRLRTRLEQELKALRAQQRQAGTPSGGSGSAGSPELSALRLSEQLREKEEQILALEADMTKWEQKYLEERAMRQFAMDAAATAAAQRDTTLIRHSPQPSPSSSFNEGLLAGGHRQQEMESRLKVLHAQILEKDAVIKVLQQRSRKDPGKATQGSLRPAKSVPSVFVAAAAGAQAWQGFSANERQADASARLATADRAPTEEPGATALLPAHAKHGSRDGSTQTEGPPDSTSTCLAPEPNSPLGCSSGQKTASLDSVATSRVQDLPDMVEILI
- the AMOTL2 gene encoding angiomotin-like protein 2 isoform X2 — encoded protein: MRTLEDSSGTVLHRLIQEQLRYGNLTETRTLLAIQQQALRGGAGAGGTGSPQASLEILAPEDSQVLQQATRQEPQGQEHQGAETHLAENTLYRLCPQPSKGEELPTYEEAKAHSQYYAAQQAGQRPHVGDRDPRGAPGGSRRQDEALRELRHGHVRSLSERLLQLSLERNGARAPSHMSSSHSFPQLARSQQGPLPRGPPAEGPEPRGPPPQYPHVMLAHETTTAVSDPRYRHNNPHFQHAEVRILQAQVPPVFLQQPQQYQYLQQPQEHPPPAHPATLSHGPLGTLGPPGVEGPASAQASSATSGSTHLAQMEAVLRENARLQRDNERLQRELESSAEKTGRIEKLESEIQRLSEAHEGLTRTSSKREALEKTMRNKMDSEMRRLQDFNRDLRERLESANRRLASKTQEAQAGSQDMVAKLLAQSYEQQQEQEKLERELALLRGAIEDQRRRAELLEQALGNAQGRAARAEEELRKKQAYVEKVERLQQALGQLQAACEKREQLELRLRTRLEQELKALRAQQRQAGTPSGGSGSAGSPELSALRLSEQLREKEEQILALEADMTKWEQKYLEERAMRQFAMDAAATAAAQRDTTLIRHSPQPSPSSSFNEGLLAGGHRQQEMESRLKVLHAQILEKDAVIKVLQQRSRKDPGKATQGSLRPAKSVPSVFVAAAAGAQAWQGFSANERQADASARLATDRAPTEEPGATALLPAHAKHGSRDGSTQTEGPPDSTSTCLAPEPNSPLGCSSGQKTASLDSVATSRVQDLPDMVEILI